Proteins encoded by one window of Thermobaculum terrenum ATCC BAA-798:
- a CDS encoding ATP-dependent Clp protease ATP-binding subunit, with protein sequence MSDRGERFDRFTERARKVLSLAHEEAARFNHNYIGTEHILLGLVREGDGVAARVLASMGVQLQKVRAAVEFIIGRGERPPQGEIGLTPRARRVIELAFDEAKRQNHHYIGTEHLLLGLVREGEGIAAGVLESLGVNLEKVRAQVLQVINQSSAYSQQGKAATKTPYIDALGTDLTELARNDKLDPIVGREKEIERVMQILSRRTKNNPALIGEPGVGKTAIVEGLAQRIVNCDVPDTLLNKRVLSLDMGALVAGTKYRGEFEERLKKIMAEIKESGAILFIDELHTLVGAGAAEGAVDAANILKPALSRGEIQVIGATTLDEYRKYIERDAALERRFQPVMVEEPTVEETIEILKGVRPRYEAHHKLKITDEALKAAAYLAARYVSDRFLPDKAIDLVDEAASRVRMHRAASPPSLKDALRHLKAIQDEKEAAINAQNYEMAAAFRDREERLQERIGMLEQQWQEEQQAEEPYVTEEDISQVVSMWTGIPLTRIAGEESERLLKMEEELHKRIVGQDEAITTVARAVRRARTGMKDPRRPVGSFIFLGPTGVGKTELAKTLAEFMFGSEDALIKIDMSEFMERHAVARLVGAPPGYVGYEEGGQLTEAVRRKSFSVILLDEIEKAHPEAFNMLLQILEDGHLTDAKGRRVNFRNTIIIMTSNIGAEMINRDTTVGFTIRTDEAKAQQRAYENMRDKVLSELKKHFRPEFLNRIDAVVVFHSLSPEHIRKIVDIQIDRVRERLAEQQIQLKLTEEALNTLARRGYDQTYGARPLRRLIQTEVEDKLAEGVLEGKFQPGSTVVVDAHDDEIVLHLEEELVTA encoded by the coding sequence ATGAGTGATAGAGGCGAACGCTTCGATCGATTTACTGAGAGGGCACGTAAGGTTCTGAGCTTGGCCCATGAGGAAGCAGCGCGCTTTAATCATAACTATATTGGCACCGAGCATATACTTCTAGGTCTGGTGCGTGAGGGTGATGGTGTAGCTGCGCGCGTGCTTGCGAGCATGGGAGTCCAGCTCCAAAAGGTAAGAGCTGCTGTAGAGTTTATCATAGGCAGGGGTGAGCGACCGCCTCAGGGTGAAATTGGGTTGACTCCTCGTGCCAGAAGGGTAATAGAGCTCGCCTTTGATGAGGCCAAAAGGCAGAATCATCATTACATAGGTACCGAACACCTCCTGCTTGGCCTAGTGCGAGAAGGTGAGGGCATAGCAGCTGGGGTTCTCGAGAGCCTGGGCGTGAACCTTGAGAAGGTAAGGGCTCAGGTGCTGCAGGTTATAAATCAGAGCAGTGCCTACTCGCAGCAGGGTAAAGCTGCTACAAAGACACCCTACATAGATGCTCTAGGCACTGACCTGACTGAGCTTGCAAGGAATGATAAGCTCGATCCAATAGTGGGTCGCGAGAAAGAGATCGAGCGTGTCATGCAGATCCTGTCGAGGAGAACTAAGAACAACCCCGCGTTGATAGGTGAGCCTGGGGTTGGTAAGACAGCCATAGTAGAGGGGCTGGCTCAGCGAATAGTCAATTGCGATGTGCCGGACACCTTGCTCAACAAGAGAGTGCTCTCATTAGATATGGGAGCTCTTGTGGCAGGGACTAAATACAGGGGCGAATTCGAGGAGCGCCTCAAGAAGATTATGGCTGAAATCAAGGAGTCTGGAGCTATCCTGTTCATAGATGAGCTCCATACACTAGTGGGAGCTGGTGCTGCTGAAGGTGCTGTAGATGCAGCCAATATCCTCAAGCCAGCACTTTCCAGGGGTGAGATCCAGGTTATAGGTGCTACCACTCTGGATGAATATCGCAAGTATATAGAGAGAGATGCTGCGCTTGAGAGGCGATTCCAACCCGTCATGGTCGAAGAGCCAACTGTTGAGGAGACTATCGAGATCCTCAAGGGTGTAAGACCCAGATACGAGGCTCACCACAAGCTCAAGATTACCGATGAGGCTCTGAAGGCTGCTGCTTATCTTGCTGCCCGATATGTATCCGATAGGTTCTTGCCAGATAAGGCTATAGACCTGGTAGATGAGGCTGCCAGCCGAGTAAGGATGCACAGGGCTGCAAGTCCTCCAAGCCTGAAGGATGCTCTCAGACATCTGAAGGCGATACAGGACGAGAAGGAAGCCGCTATCAATGCTCAGAACTATGAGATGGCTGCTGCTTTCCGTGACCGCGAAGAGAGACTTCAGGAAAGAATAGGCATGCTTGAGCAGCAGTGGCAGGAAGAACAACAAGCTGAGGAGCCTTATGTAACCGAAGAGGATATAAGCCAGGTAGTGAGCATGTGGACTGGCATTCCTCTAACTAGGATAGCTGGTGAAGAGTCGGAGCGGCTCCTGAAGATGGAGGAAGAGCTCCACAAGCGCATCGTGGGCCAGGATGAGGCTATCACTACTGTGGCTCGGGCCGTGCGTCGAGCCAGGACAGGTATGAAAGACCCAAGGCGGCCAGTAGGTTCTTTCATATTCCTTGGCCCTACTGGAGTTGGTAAGACTGAGCTCGCTAAGACGCTTGCCGAGTTCATGTTTGGTAGCGAAGACGCTCTTATCAAGATTGATATGTCAGAGTTCATGGAGCGGCATGCGGTAGCGAGATTGGTTGGAGCTCCTCCAGGATACGTTGGATATGAAGAGGGTGGCCAGCTGACAGAGGCTGTCCGCAGGAAGAGCTTCTCTGTCATACTTCTAGATGAAATAGAGAAGGCTCACCCAGAGGCATTCAATATGCTGCTCCAGATACTGGAGGATGGTCACCTTACGGATGCCAAGGGTAGGAGGGTAAACTTCCGTAACACAATCATAATCATGACCAGCAACATCGGTGCGGAGATGATCAACCGAGATACGACAGTAGGCTTTACGATCCGTACCGATGAGGCTAAGGCCCAACAGAGGGCTTATGAGAACATGAGGGACAAGGTTCTGAGTGAGCTGAAGAAGCACTTCAGGCCCGAGTTCCTGAATAGAATCGATGCTGTGGTAGTGTTCCACTCGTTGTCGCCTGAGCATATACGCAAGATAGTAGACATACAGATTGATCGCGTGAGGGAACGCCTGGCTGAACAGCAGATTCAGCTGAAGCTGACCGAGGAAGCTCTAAACACGCTGGCCAGAAGAGGCTACGACCAAACTTATGGTGCTCGACCACTGAGGAGGTTGATACAGACAGAGGTTGAAGACAAACTGGCTGAGGGTGTCCTTGAGGGTAAGTTCCAGCCAGGATCTACAGTAGTGGTTGATGCTCACGACGACGAGATAGTGCTGCATCTTGAAGAGGAGCTTGTAACCGCATAG
- a CDS encoding 30S ribosomal protein S1 yields the protein MTHESMGTTGQHYNDPFPGENEELDREGSGSGNPSAGSQDKDNNPRSQREQQNSQPEEDITMEDILASGEADYRTLHRNEIVDGVVMGFDNGDLIVDVGGKSEGIVPASELTTLSEEEKESLEPGQPIVVSVLNASEDNEGRIVLSVDRARAERLWRELQQKLETGEIVDCKVVGYNKGGLLVDLGGLRGFIPSSQISFLVSSNDADRQSELANLVGRTLQAKVIEVNRKRNRLILSERIATQERKETSKERLIEELREGQIVKGRVTSLADFGAFVDIGGADGLIHLSEISWGRINHPSEVLKPGDEVDVMVLNIDREHKKIALSMKRTQPEPWATAMERYDVGQIVEGEVTQIAPFGVFVRLEDGIEGLVHMSELGDTKVQVGDKLRLRVIKMDTQRRRIGLSVRQLDEPDYAAGEGEEESAEGGEREE from the coding sequence ATGACACACGAATCCATGGGCACCACAGGTCAACACTATAACGATCCTTTTCCTGGAGAGAACGAGGAGTTAGACAGAGAAGGCAGCGGTTCGGGTAACCCATCCGCTGGTTCACAGGACAAAGATAACAATCCGCGCTCCCAAAGAGAGCAACAAAACTCCCAGCCAGAAGAAGATATCACCATGGAGGATATTCTGGCTAGCGGGGAGGCGGACTATCGGACTCTGCACCGAAACGAGATCGTAGATGGTGTAGTAATGGGGTTCGATAACGGCGACCTGATAGTGGATGTGGGTGGGAAGAGCGAAGGTATAGTTCCGGCCTCTGAGTTGACTACGCTAAGCGAGGAAGAGAAGGAGTCTCTTGAGCCGGGGCAGCCTATCGTGGTCTCCGTGCTCAATGCCAGTGAGGATAATGAGGGACGTATAGTTCTATCTGTAGATAGGGCTAGAGCAGAGCGCTTGTGGCGTGAACTTCAGCAGAAGCTTGAAACCGGCGAGATCGTCGATTGCAAGGTTGTGGGGTATAACAAGGGAGGACTACTCGTAGATCTAGGCGGACTAAGAGGCTTCATTCCTTCCTCTCAGATCAGCTTCCTTGTCAGTTCAAATGATGCTGATAGGCAGTCTGAGCTTGCTAACTTGGTGGGCAGAACACTGCAAGCTAAAGTAATAGAGGTCAACAGAAAGCGTAACCGCTTGATACTCTCTGAGAGGATAGCCACCCAGGAAAGAAAGGAAACTAGTAAAGAACGACTAATTGAGGAGCTACGTGAAGGACAGATAGTAAAGGGTAGGGTAACTAGCCTTGCGGATTTCGGTGCCTTTGTAGATATAGGAGGCGCTGATGGGCTCATACACCTGTCGGAGATATCTTGGGGGCGAATCAACCATCCCAGCGAGGTGTTAAAGCCTGGTGATGAGGTTGATGTCATGGTGCTCAATATAGATCGCGAGCACAAGAAAATAGCCCTGAGCATGAAGCGGACGCAACCAGAGCCCTGGGCCACTGCAATGGAAAGATATGATGTAGGTCAGATTGTGGAAGGGGAGGTGACACAGATAGCCCCCTTTGGAGTTTTTGTAAGGTTAGAAGATGGCATAGAGGGCCTGGTTCATATGTCCGAGCTGGGAGATACTAAAGTACAGGTTGGTGACAAGTTGAGGCTTCGTGTCATCAAAATGGACACGCAGAGGCGTCGCATAGGTTTGAGCGTTCGACAGTTGGATGAGCCTGACTATGCTGCCGGCGAAGGGGAAGAGGAGTCTGCGGAGGGAGGAGAAAGGGAAGAATAA